The Streptococcus sanguinis genome contains the following window.
AGACATTGCCAGCAAATCACGTGTTGAAGAGTAGAATTCATTGGATAACGATTAAGAGTCTGGGACAAAAGTCCAGCCTCAAATATAAAAAGCGAACAAAACTAGTTTTCTGGTAATCAGAATTCTGCTTTGTTCGCTTTTCGCATTTAATTATAGATTTGAAGGGCTTAATAATTAAGATTTTTAAAAATTGAAATCTTTTTGTCCCAAACTCTTAATTATTTTCTATCTGTAAGTAAAAATTTCTTTACTAATTATGTTAGCAAATTTGATCTTAATTCAAGTATTTATCCACATAATCATCAAAATCAGGATACTCATTTCGGTTCATGGCATAGAGCATTTCCCCATAGAGAGGATCACTTGATGGGTCTTCAGGTTCTATAAGAGTAGCTATTTTCATATCATCATCTGGGAAAAGGATGGTGTAGTGATAGGTATCGCTGACAGTGATACTGTAATATTTAGTGTTATCTTGATAGCCCGAATCGTCTATCTTATAGTGAAATTCTTTATCGCCTAGTTTGCCTGTTTTGTCATTGAAGACAATGTCAATGTCCTCTCCGTTTGCTTTCTGAGCCTTCCATTTTCCTTGGAAGCTAGCGTGCTGACCGCAGGCGCTGAGAAAGATTAGTGTTAAGACAGTGATGAAAAGCCATGTTAGTTTTTTCATATCGTTCTCCTTATCTATCCTTTGATATTATTCTACCACAAATATTAAAAATAAAAAAGCTGAGTTGGAAAAACTCAACTTTTGCACAGTAGGTCTGTATCTGAGCTACTTATTCTGCAGCTTGAGCCCAGCGTTGAGATAGCTTGCGCGAGAAGCTGGAAATGGCGAAGTTAATCAGGAAATAGATGGCTGCTACTAATAGGTAGAGTGCGAAGACCTGTTCAGCTTCAAAATAGCGTCCCATTAGAATTTGAGCAGAACCAAAGAGTTCTTGGAGCGCAATAACAGAATAGAGCAGGCTGGTATCCTTTATCACTGTAACAAACTGAGAAATGATTGCTGGCAGCATTTTTCGAATAGCCTGAGGTAGGATGATATAACGCAAAATCTGAAACTGAGTAAATCCTTGAGATAAGCCAGCTTCAGTCTGGCCTGGATCGATGGCATTGAGGCCGCCCCGGATAATTTCTGCCAAAGCAGCAGAAGTAAAGACGGTGAAGCTGATGATACCGGCTGGCGTTGACTTAATCTGAAAGACTAAAAAGATGGTGAAAATCCAGAGCAGATTGGGTACATTACGGACAAATTCGATATAAATGCTGGCAATTAGCTTGAGCAGTTTATTTTTTCCGTTTCTCATGACTGCTAGAATAGTTCCAAAAATGGTTGATAGGACAATGGAAATGAAAGAAATTTGCAGCGTCAGCCAGAGCCCCTTAAGGATAAAGAGGAGGTTGTTTGCGGTTAAGACTTTTAAAATGTTTTCCATAGAGACCTCCTTAGATGCTGTAAGCTTGTTTATTGGCTTCCTCTACCCTACGTCCCCAGCTAGCAATTGGGAAGCAAAGGAGGAAGTAGAGCAGAGCTGCTCCGGCAAAGGCTGGGATGTAGTTGGAATTCAGGGCAGACCAAGACTTGGTCACGAACATCAGATCCACACCAGAGATAATAGCGACGGTAGATGTATTTTTTATCAGATTGACAATTTGATTGATTAGCGGTGGCAGGATAATCCGAAAAGCTTGGGGCAGGATAATGTATCGCATGGTTTCTACATAGGTAAAGCCCTGAGATAGTGCAGCTTCGGTCTGCCCGCGAGGAATAGACTGGATACCTGAGCGGATGACTTCGGCGATATAAGCACCGTGGTAGAGTCCCACACAGAGCACCGCAGTCCAATAGATTGAGGGCATGATGGTGTAATTGCTGACTAGCGGAAGACCGTAAAAGATAATCACAAATTGCACTAAGAGTGGTGTGTTCTGATAAAACTCAACAAAAACACGAGCTAGACCACGTAGAACTTTATGCTTACCTGTGCTGATAGCTCCGAAGAAAATCCCTAGTAGAAGAGCCAAGGTCAGAGCACCGATAGAAATGGCTAAGGTAAAGAGAAATCCTTGGAAAAACTTGCCAAAGTCCGCAAAGTAGGCCTGCCAAGAAGAAATACTAAAACTCATGGGATCTCCTTTTTAATCATCTGTTGAAGCAGATGGTTTTAAATTATATTTGTCATAAAGTTTCTGAAGACTGCCGTTTTCCTTCCATTTAGAGATTAGGCCATCTACATAGTCATTCAATTGAGTATTGGATTTTTTTGTTACCACACCGTAATCGGCTTTTTTGAAGCTGTAATCCAGAATGTTTGATTTGGAGCTTACATAGCCGGTCAGGATGGACTTGTCAACAGAAATGGCATCAATACGGTGAGCCTGCAAGGAAACAGCAAGTTCAGGGTAGGAGCCTAACTCCACATATTTGAAGTTGAGTTTTTTCTCTTGAGCGATTTCTTCCAACAAGGTTTGGGTAATAGAACCTTGGACGACGCCGATAGTCTTATTATTCAAGTCCTTGACATCTGTAATTTTGCTGGATTTATTAACCAAAAAACCAGAAGCATCTGTGTAGTAAGGGGTTGTGAAATTATAGATTTCCTTACGCTCATCTGTGATGGTAAAGGTCGCAATTACCATATCAACTTGCCCATTGTCCAGAAGTGGTCCGCGTGTTTGTGCGGTAACTGGGACGTAGTTGATTTTGACGCCTAGTTCCTTAGCAATCTTTTTTGCAATATCGATTTCTAGACCGCTATATGTATTGCTATCAGGATTGAGGTAACCAAAGTTAGGTACATCCTGCTTGACACCGACATTAAGGACTCCGCGTTTCTGGATGTCCTTGACCTGTTGGCTGGTACTGGAATCGGCTTGTGCAGGAGCGGCGTGAATCAAGCCTAGAGTCAGAAGGAGTATGAGTAGGCTGATGATTATTTTCTTTAGTTTCATAGATCTTCTCCTTTCTAAGAAAGCACATTATCGCTCTCATGGTTGATAATTTTACTGAGAAACTGCTTAGCACGAGGTTCGGTAGGATTGTCAAAGAAAGCATCAACATCAGTAGTATCCACCAGCACCTCACCGTCTGCCATGAAGATAATGCGGTCAGCTACCTCACGGGCAAAGCCCATTTCGTGTGTGACCACAATCATATTCATGCCGTCTTTGGCTAGTTTTTGCATAACAGCCAGAACATCCCCGATTGTCTCAGGATCCAGGGCAGAAGTCGGTTCATCAAAGAGCAGGAGCTCAGGATGCATGGCTAAACCTCGGGCAATGGCAATCCTTTGCTTTTGTCCACCAGATAGCATGCCTGGGTAGGAGTCTTTCTTGTCCCACATGTTGACAAATTCTAGATATTTTTGAGCGATTTTGTTAGCTTCTTGTTTATCCATTCCTAGAACTTTAATAGGCGCCATGGTAACATTTTCTAACACCGTTTTGTGGGGGTAAAGATTAAAATGTTGAAAGACCATTCCGACTTCTTTACGTAAGTTGACCAGATCTTTGGCAGCAGTGTTCGCGACCTCGTGGCCATTGACGATCAAGCTTCCCTGATCAATGCCTTCTAAAGCGTTGATTGTACGGATAAGAGTAGATTTTCCTGAACCAGATGGTCCCAGCAGTACAACCACTTGCCCTTTTTCAAAACTGAGATTGATATTGCGCAGAGCATGGTAATCTCCGTAATACTTTTCGACATTTTTAAATTCAACTAAAGCCATATCTTTCTCCTTCGTGTTAGATAATATAACATAGATTTTACCACAGAATAAATAAACTGTCAAATTGAATAAAAATGACTATTTTCGTTCAGAGAAAAATTTTTTAGATGAGAATCGTCCATTTTCTACAAATGTGGAATAAAAATGGCTTGAATTAGTGTTTTTTAAGAAAACTTTGGTATAATAAGACTAGATAAATGAATAAAATTGGATTGGGAGTCTAGCTAGGCAAACTAGATTGCCTTTTGCACGTTTTGATGCAGGACGACTTAGCTGACTATGTCACAACTTTTCTATCATGGAGTTGATTCAATCCCAATCTTATGTTAAGGTGAATATATGAAGAAAATATTAGTTGTAGATGATGAGAAGCCAATCTCAGATATTATTAAGTTTAATATGGCCAAGGAAGGCTATGAGGTTTTGACTGCTTTTGATGGTAAGGAAGCCTTGGAAATGTTTGAAGCAGAACAGCCAGACATCTTGATTCTGGACTTGATGCTGCCAGAAGTGGACGGACTGGAAGTTGCTAGGACTATTCGTAAGACCAGCAATGTTCCGATTATTGTATTGTCTGCTAAGGACAGTGAGTTTGA
Protein-coding sequences here:
- a CDS encoding amino acid ABC transporter ATP-binding protein: MALVEFKNVEKYYGDYHALRNINLSFEKGQVVVLLGPSGSGKSTLIRTINALEGIDQGSLIVNGHEVANTAAKDLVNLRKEVGMVFQHFNLYPHKTVLENVTMAPIKVLGMDKQEANKIAQKYLEFVNMWDKKDSYPGMLSGGQKQRIAIARGLAMHPELLLFDEPTSALDPETIGDVLAVMQKLAKDGMNMIVVTHEMGFAREVADRIIFMADGEVLVDTTDVDAFFDNPTEPRAKQFLSKIINHESDNVLS
- a CDS encoding amino acid ABC transporter permease, whose translation is MSFSISSWQAYFADFGKFFQGFLFTLAISIGALTLALLLGIFFGAISTGKHKVLRGLARVFVEFYQNTPLLVQFVIIFYGLPLVSNYTIMPSIYWTAVLCVGLYHGAYIAEVIRSGIQSIPRGQTEAALSQGFTYVETMRYIILPQAFRIILPPLINQIVNLIKNTSTVAIISGVDLMFVTKSWSALNSNYIPAFAGAALLYFLLCFPIASWGRRVEEANKQAYSI
- a CDS encoding transporter substrate-binding domain-containing protein produces the protein MKLKKIIISLLILLLTLGLIHAAPAQADSSTSQQVKDIQKRGVLNVGVKQDVPNFGYLNPDSNTYSGLEIDIAKKIAKELGVKINYVPVTAQTRGPLLDNGQVDMVIATFTITDERKEIYNFTTPYYTDASGFLVNKSSKITDVKDLNNKTIGVVQGSITQTLLEEIAQEKKLNFKYVELGSYPELAVSLQAHRIDAISVDKSILTGYVSSKSNILDYSFKKADYGVVTKKSNTQLNDYVDGLISKWKENGSLQKLYDKYNLKPSASTDD
- a CDS encoding amino acid ABC transporter permease, whose product is MENILKVLTANNLLFILKGLWLTLQISFISIVLSTIFGTILAVMRNGKNKLLKLIASIYIEFVRNVPNLLWIFTIFLVFQIKSTPAGIISFTVFTSAALAEIIRGGLNAIDPGQTEAGLSQGFTQFQILRYIILPQAIRKMLPAIISQFVTVIKDTSLLYSVIALQELFGSAQILMGRYFEAEQVFALYLLVAAIYFLINFAISSFSRKLSQRWAQAAE